Within Nostoc flagelliforme CCNUN1, the genomic segment GAGTGTCATTTTCCTCTGAGTCTCTTGAATCCGTAGTAGAAAAAAGCGAGGAACATAACCTCATCAAAGCAGCTCCTCCTAGTATTGAGCAACCTAAAAATGATATTTCTAAAGTAATAAGTAAGTCTTTGGGAATCCAGATGCCCGAAGAATCGTTAGCAGAAATTGATCAATTTCCCTTTAATGTTGATCTAGCAAGGAAAGTATTTGAGATTGGAATTCCTGCACCATACATACTACAATCCTTAAATGCTGAACTTAACAAGTTGGAAGCAGAAAACGAGAAGAACACAGATTTGCAGCAGATCAAAGTTAATCTTGAAGCCTTTTTTGAAGAGGGAGGATTTTTAATTAAAGGTAAAGCCAATGGTCAATTCAGAGTAACTTTAATTATGAATCCTATCACTAATAAAAAATATTATAGTCCGTGGATTTCAATTACTGCTGTAGGTTTAGCAGAACTTGATGTAAAGGTAGTAGATGAAATAATCAATGTTAGTCTCTCTAAACTAAGCGTCTCTGGTGCTTCTGGGAAGTGGTATAAAAAATTAGTTAAATATGCTTTTGAGTATATTTTAAAAAGTCAAGTAATAGATACCATTAACGATGCTTTATCTAAAATTAATGGTGTAAAAATTCAGCAACTTTTCTTAAATTTGAAAGGAGATGAAAAGTTACATAAATCAACTCAAGAGCTAGGTTTAACTGCTGAAAAAATAGATGATTTATTGGAATTAGCTGAGGTAAATGCCAGAGTATCTTCTGATCATTTATGGCTATATGTTCAGCTTTAAATTGTAGGTCGCAAAGTTTCCTGAGCAAAGATCCAGCGATTAAACGAGCGATGAGGGGAGACCACAAAAAAAAGATACCAGCCGTGTTTCGAGTTTATTCGTTGTGTAGCGTGGATCTCTTTTATGACGGCTGGTATCTTTTTTCCTGGCTTGTGCCTGAGCTTTCGCCGCACCGATGAATTGTGCAATCACTCCAGTCCAGCCAGTTTGCCCGGATTTCTCACAAAGCTTGAGAAATTCCAAGTATCATCTGTTAGTCGCAAAGAACGCAATTATTGGTAACTGACACCGAATTAAAATTCACACTTTGACAAGCGACTTCATCTGGCTCAAACCACTACCCAAAAATTGCATCGCGCTCATCCTTGGGTGGGACAAATTCTTGAGAAAAAAACCCAAGATTCTCAGAAAGAATATTATTAATGCTATGTACTACTAACCGCGAATTTCTCACGATTTTTGTACACTCGATACTATTGACCAAGACGGCAAACGGTGATTCATCCCATTCCTTCAATATGGGATGAATCGCCGTGTTTTGTAAAAAGTCTGCTCTAACTCTGGTCAAGCCATCTATTATTAGAAGTACTTCTTAGTACGTGGATACTGACTCAAGCATTGGATACTGTTTCTAACAGTTGCTTGAGAATTAATATTTTACCCTGATACACTTCAATCTCAGCTTCAAGTTCAGCACGTAATTCAAGCGATGTAAGCGGATGAATTTTCTCCTCTTCAAGATGTGACACTTCTAATAAATCGTTTTTATCTAGCACAGCATAACGCCAAGATTCGGTACATAAGCCAGTCAGTAGATTATTGGGTGGATAATACTGAATCCCAACAATCACTCCCTGCTTGGTTCTTTGCCCTAACGAGTATTTTGGTGATGTCCAATAATTGGGAATAGCGACAACTTTTGAAGTTTCCATACGATTGCTCCTATCTTTGTTTTGATTGTGTTTGTACTACTTGCTGCTACCTTTTCTCTACCAAAATCTGACCGATAGTTCCTCCAGTACCCAGCCCAAACATGGTTGTAGCAATTATGTACATTGTATTTCTGCCGAAAATTTGCACTCCTAAATACCCGATAGATATGGCCGCTAATGTGCTAATCAGACTTACAGCAATTACTTGTGCTTGATTCCGTTCCATCATTAGAATGCCTTTCCCTGATAGAGGTTATGATTTGAATAATTTTGCTATTACATAATCGCGCTACCGCTCAACAAATAGAACAAATGCTTACTGAACACAAGTTCTACATCAAAACAGCAGTCGATATCGAAGTGCCTGAACTCTATGAAGTCTGACGTTGTTTGACCAACACCGACCGCAAGTACTGCCGACAGGCTGCTTCTCCCCGATAAATCAAAATCCGCAGCGCCTGTATTTCCTGCATTGGAGAAACACAGATTTCGGCAATCGCAGCAATCAAATTCTGTTGCTTCTGCACATAATCTTGATGCTGCTGCTCCAACACAGCAATCTTGGAGTTTAGCTGTTGTATCTGCCGTAATGCTTGCGTCAGGGAAGATTCTTTGTTTCGAGAGCGATTATCTAGAGTGAATGTCATTTTCTTGCTCCTACTTATTTAGATAGTCGAAAGCTTTGCCAATCGGGGCATTTATCACCTTGCCAGCCTTCGGGATGAACAGCGCAATTGAGAAGCACACCGTTGTAGACAACCCCGTGGAAATGCTTGCAACCTCGGCACGGAAGAGGCACAGGTCTTGGTTTTAGTGATTCTTCTTTCTTGCGCTGCCTCAATCCGGTTAGCTAGAAACATCGTTATGGCAGTTCCCATCATGCTGAAACTCAGAGCCAGCCTCGCTGTGCTTGCAGGTATTGTTATATTGAAGTGATTGGTTTCCTTTTGCCCAAAAACCATGACGCAACTACTCAAAATAGTGGAAAATGCGAAAAATCCAATGGCAGATTTAAGAATCAATTGTTTTGTGTTCATCTCTGTTTTTTGGGTGGTTCGTGCTTCGATAATAGAGCGCCAAAATCGTAAATCGTTACAGTTGGTTTTGGTTCAGGTTTTGGTTTTGACTCTATCACAAGTTCAGGGCTACCTAAGCCGACTGCATTTTTAATTTCCTGCTCCATGACTTGATTCTCCTTGTTGATTAAATTGCTCCACCTGATCAATTGCCTCTACTACTTCTCCTAAAAGATTGAAAGCATCGTTTAATACCACATCATTTGATGTAAAAAAATGCTCTGACGATTGAAGCCTGCGATAATCCTTACTACTCCCCACAAGCCGCAACGTATATTGACATCCTTGTAAAATAGTCCGAATCTCTGCTGTGGTTAATTTGATTTCCATCGTTGCTTATTCCCTAAAATTTATCTCGTTGAATACTGAAACTCGCTCCAATCAAAGCACTGCCCAAGAAGCCTGAAAAACAAACTAACATCATCCCCAAACAGGTCTTTTTCTGATGCTGCCAATGTTGAGAACTCGTGGCAATCTCCATTCCCCAGCACCCCATTGCCCCTACTCCTGAAAACCCAGCTAAGAGCAGAGAGATAATTGCAGTTGTTTCTATGATGCGGTCGAAAAAAATCCTGGAGTTGAATCTTCTCTTAGTACGGCGGCAAAGAACCAATTTACTCTTGTGGTCTAATTGAGATTGGTAAATAGCTTGTTTGTGGTTAGTCATTTAGATTCCTCCAATTGAACATAGAAACCCGCACCTGTATTCTTAATCTTTACTTTTCTTTGATTGACCAACATTTGAATCACACTAAGACTAAAGCTGATGGTACACAACCGTGCGCTACCCCCACAACGACGGAGGTATTGTAGGCACAATGAGGAATGGTCAGTAGGGGTGGGATGAGTGGATTTTCTCGGCATGATATTTTTCCTATTGGTATTATGAGAAGATATGATTGCCTTAATTAAGTTCTGGCAATTGTGCAAGCGCTCCTTCCATCCATGCTTGAATTGCTTCCATTTCAGAAACACCTCGTAATACAGCATCGATTACGTGTTTCTGATAAGAGTTAGCAGCATGATTTGGATGGACAAACTTATTCCCAGCCCAAGCCAAACACATGGTTTTCACTAGCTCATCAATCTGAATAGAATCAAGCTCACTCGGACTCGTAACATTTCGAGAATGCAGCCATTGTTTCACCAAATCCAACGGATAATTTAAAAGTGTGCGAACTTCTTTGATTCGTAAATCTTTTGGGTTGATTGAGGGTGGAGTTACAGCCTGTTTTGTTGGCCGAAGCAAGAGATGTTGATTGTCTTTGCGGGGTCTAATATTATTGTGCGGTTGTTCAGTCTTTTTAGGAGTAGCAACGCCTTCAGCATCATTATCTTCATCAGCAGTCACCGATAAAATTGCACAGACTGCGTATCGACGGGCATAGGTCAAAGCTGCACCCAATTTCTGGGAATCACTAATTTCAGGTAAAGGATAAGTGCTGGTGATACTCTCTCCAGATTCATGAAAAATATGAGTTCTTAGCACGGTTTTACCTTCACAGATTTCGGTGGTTTGAATTATTACTAATCCATGTTTACCCAATGCAGGAGTGACAGCATCTAACACAGCATCTAGTGTTGCATATTTACGCTTGTAGTGAGGATTAGTACCGTCTTTTTGAATGGGGTTAAACTCTGACTTTGCCTTGATTAAAGCTTTGATTAGTTCTTGCATTGTCTAGCTCCTCTCATCTTACCAATCGCTTTCGTTGACATCACCAGACACTTTTTTGCTAGATTTAGCTTTATTTATTTGAAACTCTGAGGCTTTCAGCACAGGCATTGCTGCTTGTTTTACTGAAGCTTTGGCTTGTTGATAAAGGAATTGGGTTATTCCATCCGCGTCTTCCCCATCCTCGACTTGCGCCCATAAAGAGCAACCTAGTTCCAGTGATTCGTAGTCGCCAAGGTTGAATTTCCTAGAGTAGCTAACAGATACAGTTGTGAATTTCATTTTTTGGGATTTACTAAATTTTGGTTCTCAATTTTCTTCGTTCGTATCAACCATCTCAATGCTGAGTCTTTGACATAAATCCCCAGCTTTTACACCAATGATTCCTGGTTGAATTTCAGTAGATAATTCCTCAATGATTGAATGAAAGCCAGGGTCTTTATCATTGATTTCAATCTCAATCAAACCTGCTTTGTTTGATACAAGAGTTGCCCAGCTTGGCTTCATGTTGAGGAATACTGGTTGCATAGAATTTCATAATTCTGATTCCTGATTAAACTTGATTTCAACGATTTCTTCTACACAGCCCATTGCCTCACCCAAGTAATGCAGAACATCGGCTAAGTGAGTTGCTTGGAGGGTCAATCTTTTTATCAGCAATCAACAAAAGCCAATTTTCGTTTTGGGCAATCGCCTGAATCTTCAGGTAGCACGAGTTGAATTCTTGTAGGATTTCTACGGGTAACATTGCTACATTCACTCTCATTGCGTTGTTTTATTTTGATAAAATTTAGCTTGGCTCCTCGCCATACAGGTGGGTCTGACTGCCCACCCGTTTCTTACGCTGCAACTAAATCTTTCGCTTGTGGCACGTATCTCTTTAACTGCTCCCACTCGTCACTCGTCAACGCATCAAATTCTTTATCGAGTAACTCTTCTTCTGTAGGTAGTTGTTCTGTAGCCATTGTTAATATCTTTGCCACCTTCAAAAATTCATCCAACCCAACTGCTGCATCCAACGCTTGAGCGTATCGAAGAGAATCCACTCCGTTAGACCAGTGGGTAATATGCTGAAATATCACCCCAATCATTGAATCAGCTTTGTACACTCGATAATTTCTGGGGCAAGCTCCATTGACATACACAAGTTTGTATCCAGGGATTTCCATGACCTCTGCGCTGGGGTCGGTTGGAGGCAGGAGTATTTTCTCTCTTGGATCATCCGATTGAGCTTCTTGAAAAGAAAATGTGGTAATCATAGTCTGTGTGCCATGATAATTTCGATTGTCTAAATTTCGTTTAAGTGGCGATTGCATAACTCTAGGGGAAGCAATCGCCCTTTCTCACTTCCAGGACTAGGGATTTCTGACACCTCTGCATTCGCATCTGTAGCAGGTAGGAGAATTTTGTCTTGATAGTCACCTACTTGAAGTGAGAGGTTACTTGCTATACCTTGTGTCATGATTGTGTTTGTTCGATAACTTCTGGGCGATTGCAATTCTTTTGGTGTGCAATCGCCTTTCTCACTTTCAGCAACTTACGCCGCGACTGCCGCTCGGACTCCCAACGACGCAATCACTTGTTCAGCACTAGCAGCCACACGATTGACTCCGTACTGCCTTGGTCTTGCGTACCAGCCCTGTTGACTGCACCCGACGAAGCCGACTAAACGCCCGTCTTGAAAGAGTTTGGTACTAAATGATAACCAGTTAATCTCACCGTGATACAGACCAAAAACAGTGCAGGCTTTTTCTAGTTCATTGCTCAGGCGCTCGTTCCGTTCTAGTGGGGTTTCTGGTAGAGTCGCTTTGACCTCTGCAACTCTTGTAGCGAACCAGTTGCGGTCGAATGGTAGTCGTCCGCTACCGACTAACTGCACCCATACGGTGATCCCGCCTTCTATCCAGATAGTACGGATGGATTCGGATTGGACTTCGATAATCTCGCCAATGATGCGACGGTCACGAGATGTCAGGGGGTCAAGGGTTAGGGCTACAGCTTCGGCTTGGGTTTCAATGTGGCTGTATAGCTCTGCTTGGGCTAAGGTTTGTTCATCACGAGAAGAAGTAGCAATTGCTTGCTGTGTATGTGTTGTATAGTTCATAATGGAAATCTCCTTAATCGGGGAAAAAGCGATCGCACAGTTTGCGAGACTTGGGGCGGTCGTCTTTTTGCTTTCTAGATATAATCTAGCAAACAATCTAGATTTAGTCAAGATAAAAATCTAGATTGTTAAGTTGGCTTAAAGTAAGGCTTGCAGAGATTATTCTGGATCAAGAGTATATTGTTGATAAAGACCAACAGAAAAATATGCCTGCAAACAAAAAGCCTGAGACGCAAGGGCGAATTGCCCAGCTAGGTATCAAGATAGATGCCGAGTTATACGAGAAGTACAAAACAAAATTGAAAGAAGCTGGTATATCGGTTACGGAAGATATCGAAAACCACATGAGAAATTATGTAGGCGAGATGATTGTCCATAGCAACGTAGTGGATATAGTCAAGCTAGTTGAGGACGTGGAAGCCTTGAAGCAAGTCGTGGGGGAGTTACAACCGGGCTGGCAAGAGAGAATGAGCAACTTAAAAGTCAGTTAAAAGCCATGTCATCTCAAATCGACAACTTGGTTCAAATAATGAAAACTTCACCCCCTCTTGACAGGGGGTGAAGCGTTTTTTAACGTATGCCATTGCATTCTAGACGTTTATCTTGATTTTAAGCTAGCTCGGTGTTAGATTTTAAGTAGCCACATATTTAGTGGCTGCTTAATTTTTTAGGCAATCGCCCGAACGCGAATAACATTTGCTCACACTTGCTATCCGCACTTGAAGCGCGAGGTAAACAAGACAAGCATTTGCTTGCCTTCTTATCAGTAGACCGTAAAATGCCATGCTGACACTAGAAGCCGAACAAACATCAGCACTCGACTATACTAAATTGAACAACGGTATCCAAGATACCTTTGCCGCCATTGACCGTTTCGAGTGGCAAGCAATAGAAGAACTGCGGCTGATGCGGGATAACGGTTATTACAAAGATGCTGCGTATAACAGTTTTGAAGATTATTGTGAGAAAGAACTGACCAAATACGGCGGATATCGGCGGGTGAGAGATTTGCTGTCTGCCTCAAAGGTAAGAGATACTCTACCAGAGTCACTCAAAGACAAGATTACCAAACCTTCCCAGGCTCGGCCCTTGCTCAAACTGGTTAAGACTCCCGACAAGTTAGAGCAAGCCGTAGCGATTGCGTCCCAAGAAAAACCCTTCCCCACTGCCGCCGATTTTGCTCTTGCAGTACAGAAGGTTGTTCCAAAAAATACGTCAACCACTAGAACCAATAGCACAAAACAAGAAAAAATCAAAACGCAATTGTGTAATTATGTGACTGTTTCTTCCCTTTCACATCCTCGTTATGGGGATTCGGGAGTGATTAAGGCAGACGCACCCAATAACTATCAGCAGATTGTTACCTTCAGCGATGGTGAGAGGTTGTTGATCAACAATGCTGATTTGGCTGGTTTAAATGACGCAATTGTGTCCGAATCGAGTGGGCGGACTTACCCAAAAGAATATTCTGAAGCGATCACAGCACTCGAAGGACAGCATAAACAGGAACTAGAGCGACTTTCCCAGGAATTGAGAATAGGGCTACAAGCAGAAGCTAATGCCAGAGCCGAAGAACAAACTAAAGAGCAGGTAGAGTCCTTACAAAAACTCTTTAAGCAACAGAAAGAAGAAAATATCCAGTTGCAGCAACGGCTCTCGGAGATGGAGGGGTTGAAAAAGCTGGAGATTGAGAATCAACAACTTCAACAACGTATTCAGGAACTAGAACACGCCGTACAAGAGCGCCCTTCTCAACAATGGGGAAATACCATGACCCAGCAAGCGACTAAAGCGTTGAACAAGCAAGTTAAACAAGCTCTGGAGAAAACTATTGATCTGCGATCACTAGCTGTTGAACCCCCAAGAGAAAATGCTCAGGAATGCTTACGG encodes:
- a CDS encoding ERF family protein is translated as MQELIKALIKAKSEFNPIQKDGTNPHYKRKYATLDAVLDAVTPALGKHGLVIIQTTEICEGKTVLRTHIFHESGESITSTYPLPEISDSQKLGAALTYARRYAVCAILSVTADEDNDAEGVATPKKTEQPHNNIRPRKDNQHLLLRPTKQAVTPPSINPKDLRIKEVRTLLNYPLDLVKQWLHSRNVTSPSELDSIQIDELVKTMCLAWAGNKFVHPNHAANSYQKHVIDAVLRGVSEMEAIQAWMEGALAQLPELN
- a CDS encoding HMA2 domain-containing protein, whose amino-acid sequence is MTTQLQKINYQIVHAVAGRIRINVPRLKEDANYANKLQQAIMSLNEVTDVRVNSANASIIVKYNSNGTEDKTIEKKLGSCIQKADSIKAGVSFSSESLESVVEKSEEHNLIKAAPPSIEQPKNDISKVISKSLGIQMPEESLAEIDQFPFNVDLARKVFEIGIPAPYILQSLNAELNKLEAENEKNTDLQQIKVNLEAFFEEGGFLIKGKANGQFRVTLIMNPITNKKYYSPWISITAVGLAELDVKVVDEIINVSLSKLSVSGASGKWYKKLVKYAFEYILKSQVIDTINDALSKINGVKIQQLFLNLKGDEKLHKSTQELGLTAEKIDDLLELAEVNARVSSDHLWLYVQL